ACTTTTGCATTTTCTATAAAATAttcttattataattatttttgatGATTAATAAAATTTGATTCTATGAACACTGAACAACATTTGaagggacacaaataatgtagtagtacatgcttacttaatgtattaattaaccattaactaagtgttagttatgtactgaCCATTCTTGTTCATCATCAATCAATCAGGACCAGGGCCATAActaggatttttaaaataacgaGATCAGAAGTGTTAGCTCTTCCTAGGTGTGCTCTGTAATGGATGGTGATTATTGGAGCTGCAGAAAAAATACTGAGGACTTAACCTTGGTGTCCTCAGTGATTGGTACGGGCATAATCATGATGCTTCATGTATTCCATGCAGAAACTACAGCATATTACTTAATTATCaactaattagttaactgtTAACTAGTATAGTTCCTTCATGAATGATTAATGATTATTTATGCCAATGGCAAGTCTGTTCCAGCAAATTAAAACTGGTTTCAGTATAAACCCACTTGTTTATTTAGTCTGTAAATGAATTTTCTTACTCTATAACCAAAGTGGGGATTTTATTAACTAGCTCATTCTTtggtttatttaatttaattttgtttgtaaAATTATATTCAAGTGTAGCTGAAATATAGACAAATATGTGTATTATTGTCATAGTATATGCTTTTTGATTGTAATTCTAAGCATCATTTTTCACTGCATAATTATAATTCATTGTAACTGAAAGATTAAATTTTGAAATTGTTGCTTTAAATTCTAAAGTTAATTTAGAATTGAGCTGAAATGCAATAAACTTCATTTTAATATCTCCTTCCTCTTTCGACTTGACGAGTGATCTTTTACCGGGACAAGGTGAGTCAACACAGCGACAAAATGCAGCAGGAGAAGCTCATGTCAGCTCCAAAGGAGTTAAAGGGTCCTTTGCTCGGCACATGGAGCTGATGTGACTGAATATCTTAAAACTTCTGTTGGTGAAACAGCAGGCGGTTTGATGCTTAAAAGTACGTTTCTGTAAGCCGAAGGCTTCGGTCCTGCGTGGACCTCCGATTCACCACAGCGCGAATATCCTGCTGTGTAAAAGGGCCAAACAGAAAGTCACTGAAGAAGAACCAGCTGAGCAGCTTTAGTTGTGTAGAACGTCTTAACCGGTGTCAAATACAAGCAATACATAAACACACCCTCGCTGGGATCCTTGTCAGGCTTCTGTTTCCCGGATCACTGGCCGGATGCCTTGTGGTGCCGGCCAGACGTCCTCCCTCTTTGCTCAGGTGCTTCCGACGGCTGTAGActgccccgcccccgcccctcGTTAGCTTACGCCACTTGCCATCTCTACCTGCCCACCCCCCATTTTTCGTGGGCCCTCCCTCTTTTCCCTCTTTCATTTCCCGACACTATTCCTCTCCTCCTTATTCTTCGATCGGTAAGTCGTTTCGGGCTCAGGGTGCTGAAAGTCAGAATGACTAATGGACTATTCCCAATGTCTTTTCTATCATCGGTAGCTAACAACAGCTAACTACGGTAGCCTTTATAGAGAAATGATCAAAGTTAAAGTGCCGACACCAGGCTTAACTCTCGAAACCTTTTTAGTCATATGTTGTTTGTTATATACACTCatctaaaggattattaggaacacctgttcaatttctcatgaatgcaattatctaatcaaccaatcacatggcagttgcttcaatgcatttaggggtgtggtcctggtcaagacaatctcctgaactccaaactgaatgtcagaatgggaaagaaaggtgatttaagcaattttgagcgtggcatggttgttggtgccagacgggccggtctgagtatttcacaatctgctcagttactgggattttcacgcacaaccatttctagggtttacaaagaatggtgtgcaaagggaaaaacatccagtatgcggcagtcctgtgggcgaaaatgccttgttgatgctagaggtcagaggagaatgggccgactgattcaagctgatagaagagcaactttgactgaaataaccactcgttacaaccgaagtatgcagcaaagcatttgtgaagccacaacatgcacaaccttgaggcggatgggctacaacagcagaagaccccaccgggtaccactcatctccactacaaataggaaaaagaggctacaatttgcacgagctcaccaaaattggacagttgaagactggaaaaatgttgcctggtctgatgagtctcgatttctgttgagacattcaaatggtagagtcagaatttggcgtaaacagaatgagaacatggatccatcatgccttgctcaagggcccacagacatgatTAGTCTGTCCAGATCgggcttgaaccggcaaccttctgatcagaggcacAATTAAATTTTAACTAGTTAAAATACCAATTTCTGGTATGAGCAGTTCAGTTTTAACTAGCTAAAATGCCAATTGTTTGTCAGAAATACAATTTTAACTAGATGAAAATCCAATTTCTGATGTCAGGAATTTATTTTGTAGCTAGTAACTGAATTCCTGAACATCAGAAATGGGAATTTTAACTAGTTCAAATTCCAActttcattgaaatgaatgagaaaaataataataaagtaaaaaatttaaatagctAAAACATAGTTACTGATATGAAGAATTTGCATTCTAAACTAGTTAGATCTGAATTAGTGATATCctctaaaaatgaaataaagctAAAACAGCCTTGTCCCGTCTGTCCCACTGTGCTATGAGAGCACGTGTACATGCACTGCATCTTAGGATCGCGGACACACTCTTGAGTTCAAATCTGAGGTCACCCATCCAGGTTGGCGCGTGGAACGTCTTGTTTCTCCGGCACGATGACCATCTTCCCCTGCTGTCAGATCCTCATAAACTCTGCGTTTCACTGAcagcactctctgaggtatgcagaccggggagtggccagatctctaTAGGTGGGTACACCTATTACTTGCCTGTCACGCTGACAGCTGCCACACCCAGGGAGTGGCTGTTGCTGAGCCGGATCGGTTTCTTTCAATGGTGTccgatgtcactcctttcaatgaGCGAATTATGACACTCAGACTAAggcaaaacaaattatttatatagcacaattcagttcaaggcaattcaaagtgctttacgaAGGCAGAAGACCACATTTCAACGATCTTTCGTAAGAAAGGTAGGTTTGATATAGGCCTATAAGTATTTATTATTGAGGCATCTACGGTAGGTTGGGCTTTTTTAAAAGAGGTTTGATAACTGTGATCTTTAGGGCCTTTGGGAAAAGGCCTGACTGAAGAGAACTATTGACTATTTAAAGCACATCTGATGCTATACAATTAAAAATATCCTTAAAGAACCTTGTAGGCAGAGTGTCAAGACAGCAGCTAGTAGGCCTAAGGTGTTGAACAATTTCTGTGAAGGTTGCATGGTCTAGACGTTACCTAAAGCAGTGCTAGGCAGAGGCACAGACACATCGACATTTTGCCCGAGATGGAATTACACACTATGTGTCTTTTCTTTGTAATTTTATCTGTGAAAAAAGATGCAAAGTTATTGCGTGATTTGGTGGATGACAGTTCAGGAGGATGCAGTACTGGAGGCTTGTTAGTCTATCAACAACAGTGAATACAGTGCTTGCATTATTgctatttttattaataatcttatagtcaaagtcaaagtgaactttattgtcatctctgCTATATACAAGTATACAGAGAGACGCGACGGTGTGACTCCCGTTCTACAGAGTACACAGAACAAAAGCCACGTAGaatttgcatatataaatacaaaaaatacactataaaaatataaactctAAACCTAAATAGACAAggaaaatgtgcaaataaataaaagactgTCTTGCACTTTTTCGTTCTCAGTTATAGATGTGAAATCGTGGACGTCATAGTGAACAGGGAGCAATGGGCGCAATGGCATCAATAATGTTTATAACTTTAGAACTGAAACTGTCCACAAGATCATTGACAGCGGCTGAAGGTAGAGCTGGCGTGGGTGTAAAAGCCAGGCTACATAATGCACATGTGTTATCATTTACATAATGTTTCCTGATTATATACGTTTTAACTCTGCTGATATCAGCAGCGACGgtcattttaaaggaaacacaatAACGATCGGAAACCTCAGTAATTTGTACACCTTTGGGAATAATTAGGTCCAAAATATGTCCCTTATTATGTGAATCTGCAACATGCTGGGAAAGTCCAGAGTTATCCAGGATGTTAGACTGTTCTTTAGCACTGGAATCCTTATCAATATGGATGTTAAAATCACTCAGGATAACAACACCGTTATAATCAATACACATGGCATGAAAGTAATTTAACAAAGTCATCAAAAAATTGGCACTATATTTTGGAGGCCTGTAAATGGTTACTGATATTGCTCAGCAGGAGGATCTAGACTGAAGAGCAAGATATTCAAAAGAGCCAGACTTTCCATACACCTGCTTGCATTGGTAAGCATTGTTAAATAAGACAGCTACTCTACCTCCTTTCCTATGTGCTCTGTCCTCAATTATAAAAAGGAAGTTTGGAGGAGCTGATTCACTATAAAGActgctgctttatttttatttaaccacatttcagttaaaaaaataaaatcaaggtTTTTCTTGATAATAAAATCATTAATTAATAGTGATTTGCTAGCCAAGAGCCTGGTATTCAGTGAAGCCAAGTTTAATGTATTAAATGCATTGTCTGACCCAGTCTGTGGCTGGTGCATAACTGGAGTCAGATTAGATAGGATAGCTGTGCACTTTGAGGACACTTTGTTCACCCTCAAATTAGTCAAAACAGGAATGGCAAACACTGGAGCTGCTCTTTACTGCGTACTGTGGGCTGTGGGGACAGCAGTGGGTCCATACCCAATatgaggagagagacagggggtAAGAGGGATGGTTGGGTACGGACCCTGTCTGTCCTGGACGTCAGCATGGCCTGTAATGCCAACAGCAGTGGGTCCATACCCAGTatgaggagagagacagggggtCAGAGGGATGGTTGGGTACGGACCCTGTCTGTCCTGGACGTCAGCATGGCCTGTAATGCCAACAGCAGTGGGTCCATACCCAGTATGAGGAGAGCAAAGCCTTCTTTTTCCTGATTGTAACCCTTCCTGTTTTCCACCAGAGGGGTGCTGGAGACCATAGGTCAAGTTAGCAGTAAGCATATGGACCCCCACTTTGTTTAAATGAACCCCGTCTATCCTGTAATGCTTTTGTTGATTCCAGAACAGGTTTAAACTGTCCATGAAGCTCAGCTTatgagcaatgcattctgaGGAAAGCCAGGGATTCAATGCCAACGGCTGAAATGTTCAATCCCTTTCCCTAAAGTGGGGATGGGGCCTGACACAAATATCTTTGCGGGGACACACTGAAGAATGTCCCTGAGATGTGTGAAGTCCCTTTTTAGCAGCTCTGAGCCATTTGTCATTCCAGGATGAGTGTCATTTATACCAACATGTACAATAATTCTGCATGTGCCTGGATGGTCCCATAACACTTGCAGCAGTGTTCAGACCATATTGCTAAGCTTAGCATTGGGTAGACAGACAGTTTTACCATCTCTTATTATACAGTCACCTACCAGCAAAGTCTTTGGTTTGATGTCTTCTCTGACTTGATAAGCTTCTTTTTTGGTTTTAAGCTTCTTTTTTGATTGTCCGGTGCACATTCCGTTCCGATCCCGTCCTTTTTGATTATATGACATTAGCTTTAGCGGCCTGGATCTTGAGTACCTGGATCTTGGTTCCGGCGCCCTGAGTCGCATTgctggacttggtactccagcACTGGTGGTGCTGTGATGGAGACTGATCACATCCTCGTGGGCAGACACTGGAGGCTCCTACaaaactgcagggtctacagaagttcCCAGTTTGTCAATTCTGACTTCCGACTTCTtcctactctgaagattcagcttaggtccagtaggttaccacctactaggagaatgaggctggatcTGGCCAGACGTCAAGCTCAAGCTGTTTCTAATGAGTTTGGacacagtttgtgtgaggaagttgcagacttgggtgtgaCTGTCGATTCTAACGTGATGGGGGAGACCTTCCTTgacaagaccctgaaggttgttgagggttgtgttggtgttgctggtgtttCTGCATCTACATGCTTTTTTGAGAAATCAACTTTTTACTCTGTAATTTCCCCACCCCTGGCCTGAATCGTTTGATTTCTATTGTTAGCTATTCTGTACCCTTTGTACTGCcaagcggcagttcagaatacccaccctttttggagtccttggaagggatGTTGGAAAgcgctcctcctggggactctcttgttctgctgggggacttcaatgctcacgtgggcaatgacagtgagacctggagtggcgtgattgggaggaacgcccccccgATTTGAACCCAAGCagtgttttattattggacttctgtggtCGTCATGGattgaggtggctcgggcatcttcttatgatgcctcctggacgcctccctggtgaggtgttccgggcatgtcccactgggaggaggccccagggaagacccaggacacgctggagggactatgtctctcggctggcctgggaacgcctcaggattcccccagaggagctggatgaagtggccggggagagggaagtctgggtttccctgccgaggctgctgcccccgcgacccgacctcggataagcagaagataatggatggatggatggatggatggatggatagttgtGTTACAGTATAATAGGTATGTATGATGAAAGTGTTCATTTCACTGAAGTGTTTTGACTACTgagtttttcctcttttttaaTGGGGTCACAGTTTTTGATGGCAGCCATTTATGTGTATCAGAGTAAGATGGTGAAACTGAAAAGCAGAACTGTaatgttttaaaacattttatttctttgaaATATGCCTTTATATATACTGCAAACAATGTAAAATGAAGTTATATAAATCAATAACATAAAAGCGAACAAATATGAAAAGAGGCAACATTGGCTACATATATTGCAGCTCAGAAATACCCATTCTCGTAGCCACctatatattttgtgaatgatgattttaatttaacatgCAGTTCTCTTCCCCCCAAAACTCCTGAGGCAACACAAAGAAATATCAACGAATAAGAAACTCAAATACTGATGCCTtgaaaaagttaaaataatttCGTTATGTAAGGGTAAAGGGTTTCTTGTTCATTCCCAGCAACATGTGAAGCAGCGTCTCTAGAGTCACAGAATACTATGATTGCAGAATTTGGTGTTAAACTGGCTTAGCAAGGTTTCTTTAAGCTTATTTCCAAGTTTCAGGTATTAGAAATTGTTGCTTTGTAGCTCAGTTTTAAATGGGGTACCCTATATTGCTGGGGTAATTTATGATACACACCATACCTGGGATTCAGACTTGTTGAACATGCATCATGATGTTTTAACTTTGTTCTGTTATTACCTGCAGTTTCCAACCAGAGTTGATGACAGGGGTGGAAGATGACCAGCAATCTCCCCACCGCAGACGTGCTCGACGCCTACTAAACTTTGACCTGGTTGTGTTGCAAGTGAGTTTGGGGGACAGtttgttttaaatgatgaaaGTGGTAAACCTGTGACATAAACCTGTTACACACATTTCAAACAGGCATGCACGGTATTCAGTGTTTTACAAAACACTCAAATACtcaagggccttactcaaggacaggcttagcccactaagccacaggCCGCCCCCAAATTAATTAAACATTTACTAAGAGGACCATATGGTGAAGACTGAGGATGGATTGTCAAACATTATGGACATGTTTGGATCCATTACATGGCAGAACATAATACTGATGAAAAACACTTTAGATATGAACAGGTGGAATTTTATGGTATGCATCAATCAACTTTTTCAAATTTGTCACATGttatgatttttattttgtttttttcaagcAGGTTCAAGCATGAAGTTCAGGAGAGTTCATGTCTTGCttccagtttttctgttaatttttcTAGTGGTCTATGACCTCTATTTCAAGCAATACTCAAACAAATTCATACCTCCTCCACCCTTTGTGAGAAAAGTGAACAGTAAGCAGACTATTGTCCTGGTCTGGTCTGAGATATTTGGCCAGCATCATGAGCTTCAGTCCTGCGCTGCTCTGTTTAACTTCAGTGATTGCCAGATAACAACAGACAGGAAAGTGTATAGCAAAGCTCATGGGCTCCTCATTCATCACAGAGACATCAGAAATGATCTATCCAATCTGCCTTCAATGGTGCGACCGCCCTTCCAGAAATGGGTTTGGATGAACTTTGAATCACCATCTAACTCTCAGAGAATTCCAGGTATTAACAACCTCTTCAACCTAACGATGAATTATCGCCTGGATGCTAATATATCCATTCATGAGACAGTAGTTCCAAAACAGGAGGACGACCTCTACATAATTCCGAAGAAGAGTCAACTAGTTTGCTGGATTGTGAGCAACTGGAACACGGCTCACGAACGGGTGAAGTTCTACAATTTGCTGAAAGAGCACATCAACATATCCCTGTTTGGCCGCGTAACTAAATCCCTTACAAACCAAGAGTATGTGTCGACGGTGTCCAGCTGTAAGTTTTACTTGTCGTTTGAGAACTCCAAACagaaggactacatcacagaaAAGTTGTACAAGCCCCTCGATCTAGGGACTGTGCCCATTGTTCTCGGACCACCTAGGGAACAGTATGAGAATATTGTGCCTGGAGATGCCTTCATCCACGTTGACGACTTCCTCTCGCCGAAAGAGCTGGCCAATTACCTCCACTTCTTGGACAAAAACGAGACAGAGTATCATCGCTACTTTGAGTGGAAACGCCATCTCAAAGTTAAATACGTAAACTTTCCGATAGAGCATGCCTGTCGCGCCTGCGACTACCTGAAGAAGCACAGTGACGAATACAGTTCCTTTGATAACCTAAACCAGTGGTACTGGGGTTAAAATTTACGGAAAATGCTAACAAGTGACAGTGATCTGTTACAAAAGAAAATCAGTAAAGTGTATCAATGGTAGCCCCCACACGGaaataacctatataaacatatatgttttaatataggttttgatataggtttttaatatatgtgacatatataaaattggctgttttcctatattatatgtacatatatgtacgcatatatgtgcatatatgtacatataatataggaaaacggccaattttatatatgtcacatatattaaaacatatatgtttatataggttaaatggactgcatttatatagtgcttttctactcttacgagtactcaaagcgctttacaatttatgcctctcacacacacacacacacacacacacacacacacacacacacacacacaccagcggcagaggctgccatgcaaggcgccaacctgcacaccgggagcaatttggggttcagtgtcttgctcaaggacactttgatagggtcaggaggaaccagtgcttgaacctgcaaccctccagttgccgaacgatagcactacttTCTGCGCCACCATATATCCCTTGTCAATGTTCTTTCAGTGGGGGGTAATGCATGAATAAActgttattaattttatttgtttgcttcagGTTATTTCTGTGTGGGATGTGAATCTGGAAGTGACTTGAAATTGGAAAAAAGACTT
This genomic window from Paramormyrops kingsleyae isolate MSU_618 chromosome 22, PKINGS_0.4, whole genome shotgun sequence contains:
- the LOC111849225 gene encoding 4-galactosyl-N-acetylglucosaminide 3-alpha-L-fucosyltransferase 9-like produces the protein MKFRRVHVLLPVFLLIFLVVYDLYFKQYSNKFIPPPPFVRKVNSKQTIVLVWSEIFGQHHELQSCAALFNFSDCQITTDRKVYSKAHGLLIHHRDIRNDLSNLPSMVRPPFQKWVWMNFESPSNSQRIPGINNLFNLTMNYRLDANISIHETVVPKQEDDLYIIPKKSQLVCWIVSNWNTAHERVKFYNLLKEHINISLFGRVTKSLTNQEYVSTVSSCKFYLSFENSKQKDYITEKLYKPLDLGTVPIVLGPPREQYENIVPGDAFIHVDDFLSPKELANYLHFLDKNETEYHRYFEWKRHLKVKYVNFPIEHACRACDYLKKHSDEYSSFDNLNQWYWG